TCGATGAGGTTTCCCAGCACCGTCACCAGGTCGCGCGGGTCGACCACCGTGTCGGGCAGCAGTGTCGAGGGCGACACCCGCAGGGACACCCCGCGTTCGGCCGCGATCGCCGCCTTGCCGACGAGCAGCGCCGACAGCAGGGGATCGGGCACCCGCTCCGCGATCTCCTCCGCGGACGCCCGCTGCGCACTGGCCACTTCGGTGACGAACTCCACCGCCTTCTCGTACCGGCCGAGCTCCAGCAGCCCGCGCAGGGTGTGCAACTGATTGGCATGCTCGTGGTCCTGGGCCCGCAACGCGTCCAACAGCCCCTGGGTGCTGTCCAGTTCGCGGCCCAGCAGCTCCAGTTCGGTACGGTCCCGCAGCGTCACCACCGCCCCGCCGTCCTGGGTCGGCATACGGTTGGCGACCAGCACCCGGCCGCCGCTGACGGCCAGCAGATCCGTGCCGGCCACCCGCCCGGCCAGCACATCCGTCGTCCGGCCCGGCGGCAGCACCTCGTCCAGCGGCCGGCCGGCGGCCTGTGCGTCCAGGCCCAGCAGCCGTCCGGCCTCGTCGTTGACCAGCCGGATCCGGCCGCGCCGGTCGAAGGCGACCACGCCCTCACGGATGCCGTGCAGCATCGCCTCCCGCTCGTCGAGCAGTGCGGAGATATCGGTGAACGCCACCCCGTGCGTACGGCGGCGCAGCCGGCGGGAGAGCACGATCGCGGCCAGCACCCCGACGGCCAGCGCGGCGCCCGCGTACCGCAGCAGTCCGGGGATGGTGCCGAGCAGCCCGCTTTGGACGCTGTCGTAGGCGATCCCGACCGACACCGCGCCGACGATCCGGCCGCGGTCGTCGCGCAGCGGCACCTTGGCGCGGGCCGAACGCCCCAGCGTGCCGGTGTCGATCTGCCGCACCTGCCGCCCGGCGAGAGCCCGGCCCGGGTCGGTGGAGACATGCCGGCCGATCTCGGCGGGGTGGGTGTGCGACCAGCGCACTCCGCGGGTGTCCATCACGACGATGTACAGCGCCCCGGTCGCGGTACGGATCCGCTCCGCGCCGGCCTGCACCGGCCCGTGCGCGTCCGGCTCGGTGGTGACCAGCTTCCGGGCGAGGTCCGGGTCGGCGGCGGTGGTCTGGGCGATGGACAGCGCCCGGCGCATCGCCTGATCGTCCAGCTCGGTGCTGAGCGGGGCGAGGAACAGACTGGTGGCGAGCACCATGACCCCGGTGGTCAGGGCCACTTGCGCGGTCAGTACCTGCGCAAAGACCCGTCGGGGCCAGCGGATTCGCATGGGCTCTCCCTTGTCTCCGGCCCGCCGCACCTTTGCGGAACCGAATCTTCCTTTTCATCTCGGGGTGCGGGCACCGTAAGCCGTGCGTGAGCACCTGTGTACCCCCTGGTAGCCCCTTAGTGGTTCTAGCGTGAGCAAAATGAGCACAACAGGGTTTGCGCGCAGAAAGGCGGCTTGCGCCCACAAGGCTGCCGCTGTGGCCGGTATCACTCCTAGCCTCGCGGTCCATGAGCAGCCACACGAGCCCCGCGATCGAACTGCGGGGTACCAGCAAGGCGTTCCGGACACCCTCGGGGGCGCTGCACACCGCCGTCCGGGATCTGGATCTGGTCGTCGAACGCGGTGAGTTCGTCGCGGTCGTCGGCCCCACCGGGTGCGGTAAGTCCACCACGCTGACGCTGGTCAGCGGCCTGGAGGAGCCGACGGAGGGCGAAGTGCTGGTGGCCGGTGAGCCGGTCCGCGGCATCGGGGACAAGATCGGGTTCGTCTTCCAGCAGGACGCGGTCTTCCCCTGGCGCACCGTGCTGTCGAACGTGATGGCCGGCCCCCGCTTCCGCGGCGTACCGAAGGCCGAGGCCAGGCAGCGGGCGCGGGACTGGCTGGCCCGGGTCGGACTTGCCGCCTTCGAGGACCGCTATCCGCACCAGCTCTCCGGCGGGCAGCGCAAACGGGTCGCACTCGCCGCGACCTTCGTCAACGATCCCGAACTCCTGCTCATGGACGAGCCGTTCTCCGCCCTTGACGTGCAGACCCGGGCGCTGATGTCGGACGAACTCCTGGAGCTGTGGTCGGGGACCGGCGCCTCCGTCGTCTTCGTCACCCACGACCTGGAGGAATCCATCGCCCTCGCCGACAAGGTCGTGGTCATGACCGCCGGTCCGGCGACCGTCAAGGAGGTCTTCGAGATCGATCTGCCCCGCCCCCGCAAGGTCGAATCGGTCCGGCTGGAGCCGAGGTTCATCGAGATCTACCGGGAGATCTGGTCCTCGCTCGGCGAAGAGGTCCGGATCACCCGCGAGAGGGGTGCCGCGGATGTCGCCTGAGACCGTCGCGCCGGTCAAGTCCCCGGCAGGCACGGGCCGTACGGACCGTTCCCGGGCCAGGGCGCGGGCCGCGCGTAATCACAGGTTCCTGGTCCACGGCACCCGGGTGCTGCTGCTCGTCGGGCTGCTCGGACTGTGGGAGTGGCTGGCCCGGGCCGCCGTCATCGATCCGTTCAACTTCTCGATGCCCTCGAAGATCTGGGACCAGACGATCCAGTGGGCGCTGCACGGCACCCCGCAGGGCTCGCTGTGGGAGCAGATCTGGTACACGCTCTACGAGGCGCTGCTCGGCTGGGTGATCGGTGTCATCGGCGGTGTGGTGCTGGGGATCGCGCTGGGCCGTGTCCGCTTTCTCGCCGATGTGCTCGGCCCGTACATCAAGGTGCTCAACGCACTGCCGCGGATCGTCCTCGCCCCCATCTTCCTCATCTGGTTCGGCCTCGGACCGGCCTCCAAGGTCGCCTCCGCGGTCGTCCTCGTCTTCTTCCCGGTCTTCTTCAACGCCTTCCAGGGCGCACGGGAGGTCGACCGCAACTTGGTCGCCAACTCCCGGATCCTCGGCGCGAGCAACCGCCAGGTCACCCTGCAGGTGGTGATCCCCTCCGCCACCTCGTGGATCTTCACCAGTCTGCACGTCAGCTTTGGCTTCGCGCTGATCGGCGCGATCGTCGGTGAGTACATCGGTGCGACCAAGGGCCTCGGCCTGCTGGTCTCGGCATCCCAGGGCACCTTCAACGCGGCCGGGGTGTACGCCGCCATGGTGATCCTCGCGGTGGTCGCGCTGCTCGCCGAAGGGCTGCTGGCCTTCCTCGAAAGGCGGCTCTTCCGCTGGAAGCCCGCCGACTCCGCCGGCGACCGCTGAGCCCGTCCCACCGCCCCCTTCCCACCTCACAAGGACGTGACCATGCGCACCGCACTGAAGTTCTCCGCCGCCCTGGCCGCCGCCACCCTGGCCCTGACCACCCTCACCGCCTGTGGCGGGAAGTCCGGGTCCGCCGCCATGGACGACAAGAACGGCAAGATCAAGATCATGGTGGGAGGCCTCGACAAGGTCATCTATCTTCCCGCGAGACTCACCCAGCAGCTCGGCTACTTCGAGGACGAGGGCGTCCATGTCACCCTGCTCACAGAACCGGCCGGTGTGCAGGCCACCACCTCGCTGGTCTCCGGCGATGTCGAGGGCGTCGTCGGCTTCTACGACCACACCCTCGATCTGCAGGTCAAGGGCAAACAGGTCGAATCGGTGGTACAGCTCGCGCACGCCCCCGGCGAGGTCGAGGTCGTCTCCAACAAGGCGGCCAGTGAGCTCACCTCACCCAAGGACTTCAAGGGCAAGAAGCTGGGCGTCACCGGTCTCGGCTCCTCCACCGACTTCCTGACCAAATACCTCGCGGTGAAGAACGGTGTGCAGACGAACGAGTTCACACCGGTCGCGGTCGGCGCCGGCCAGACCTTCCTCTCGGCCCTCCAACAGGGCTCGATCCAGGGCGGGATGACGACGGACCCGACGGTCGCGCAGATCGTGGACAAGAACCTCGGCAAGGTCCTCATCGACATGCGCACCCCCGAGGGCTCGCAGAAGGCGCTCGGCGGCCCCTACCCCTCGTCCAGCCTCTACATGAACACCGACTGGGTGAACAGCCACAAGGGGACCGTGCGCAAGCTGGCCAACGCCTTTGTGAAGACCCTCAAGTGGATGTCCACGCACACCCCCGAGCAGATCGCGGCGAAGATGCCGTCCGACTACGCCCAGGGCGGCAAGGAGCTGTACATCCAGGCGATCAAGGACACCCTGCCGATGTTCACCGAGGACGGGGTGATGCCGGCCGACGGGCCCGCGACCGTCGAGCGCGTCCTGAAGGCCTTCAACCCCAACCTCAAGAACGCCACGGTGGACCTGAAGAAGACCTACACCACCGAGTTCGTCAAGAAGTCGGGCTGATCCGCGGACGGCGCGCAGCGGCTCAGACGAAGTTGATCTCCGCCCGGCCCAGCAGCGGATCGTCCACCAGCTGCCACAGCGGCACGGCGAAGTTGCCGAAGCCGTAGCGGCCGCCGAAATGCAGGCCCAGGACCCGGTGGTCGGTGAGGTCGATGACGGGTGAGCCGCTGTTGCCGCCGAGCGTGGAACAGTCGTGCTTGATGACGTTCTGGTCCGGCACCAGCTCCGTGGCGGTGCCGGGCTGCAGCCGCTTGACGTTGTAGATGTCCATGAAGATCCGGCGCATCGACTCCGGCTCGTTGCGCCGGCCGTCGTACGCCGGATAGCCCACGCAGTACACCGGGCGCCCGGGCAGGTCGGCGGGCGCGTCCGCGGCCACGGCCAGCGGAGCGGGCAGCGCCCCGCCACCGGCCGGCGGCGCGACCCGCAGCAGTGCCAGGTCCACGTCCTCGTGGATGCCCAGCACCTCGACGACGTCATAGGCGGGGCCGCCGCCGCCCGCGTCGCCGCCGTACTCCTCGCCCATGTCGAGCCGGGCGCCGATGCCCTGCTGGAAGGTCCAGCCGGTGCTGTCGCCACGGGCGAACTCCGCCGCCACATGACGGTTCGTCATCACCACGTCCGGGCCGACCAGGAACGCCGTGCCCAGCCAGTCCAGGCTCAGATGCCCGGACAGTTCGACCCGCCCGACCCGGGAGAGCGACGCACGGATCGCCGCCCGGTGGCCGTCCAGCACCGCCCAGTCGCCCTGCTGCGGCGCGAAGTCATGGTTCTGGACGAGGATGGCGGGGCGGCCTTCGAGCAGCACGATGGCTTCCATGCCGAAGGACTCGTCGTCGTCGATCTCGTCCGCGCGCCCCTCGGCGAGCTTCTCCAGACCGCTGACGCCCGCCGACAGCACCTTCGTCCGCTCCTGCTGGGCGAACTGCGCGATCTGCCCGGCGGGCAGCTCCTCGGCGGGCAGCTCCTCCAGGGATTCGGGGATCTCCCAGGACAGCCCGTCCTTCACCCGCGCCGCGACCTCCCGCAGATCCGAGAAGACCTGCTCGGGACCGGCCGCCACCGGTGATCTGCGCCGACTGTGCATCTCGCCTCCTCAGCCGCGCTGCGCGGCCTGTTGTGCCGTCTCGATCTCGGCATGGACACCGGGGCTGCTGGTCTGCAGATGGCGCATGATGCTGCGCATCTGGGTGCCGACATTGACGAAGGCCGTTGTTTTGCCCTGGAACAGCACGTTCTCCACCCGCCGCGTCCCCCGGTGGAGCGCCACCACCTTCCAGTCGTCCGTGAACACCGGCGACCCCGACGACCCGCCGCGGGTGTCGGTGAAGTAGCGGACATCGTTCTCGTCCGCCTCGTAGACGAGGTTGTTGCGCAGCGCGACCCTCTTCGGCTGGCCCCCGGGGTGCTGGATGATGTTGACGGCCACATAGTCGCCGCCGTCGACCTTCAGCGGTTCCGCCGCCAGCTTCAGCACCGGCCGCGCGGGCTCGGCGGCCAGCCGCAGCACCGCATAGTCGAGCGCCGCGTCCGCGGCGACGAGTTCGCTGACGGTGGCCTCCTCCGTCTCCACCTCATCGGTGTCGAAGTCGAACCGGGCGAGGGTGTGCCGGGCCTGGAGGCCCAGGTCCTCGGCGTCGGCCACCGGCCGCCCCTCCCCGGTGCCGGTCCTGGCGTTGACCACATGGTGGTTGGTGACCAGCAGGTCAGGAGCGATCAGCCACCCCGTACCGGAGTGCGGGAAACCGTTCGGCTGCAGCGGAGCGCCCCCTTGGTACGGCGGCACCTTGAGCCGGGCCACCGCGCCGCCCGCCAGCTCACCCCCGCGCAGGAAGCCGATCGGCACCGTGTCGTCGCGGTGGACGATCTGTTCCTTGAGCTCCGCGG
This genomic stretch from Streptomyces nigrescens harbors:
- a CDS encoding sensor histidine kinase; the protein is MRIRWPRRVFAQVLTAQVALTTGVMVLATSLFLAPLSTELDDQAMRRALSIAQTTAADPDLARKLVTTEPDAHGPVQAGAERIRTATGALYIVVMDTRGVRWSHTHPAEIGRHVSTDPGRALAGRQVRQIDTGTLGRSARAKVPLRDDRGRIVGAVSVGIAYDSVQSGLLGTIPGLLRYAGAALAVGVLAAIVLSRRLRRRTHGVAFTDISALLDEREAMLHGIREGVVAFDRRGRIRLVNDEAGRLLGLDAQAAGRPLDEVLPPGRTTDVLAGRVAGTDLLAVSGGRVLVANRMPTQDGGAVVTLRDRTELELLGRELDSTQGLLDALRAQDHEHANQLHTLRGLLELGRYEKAVEFVTEVASAQRASAEEIAERVPDPLLSALLVGKAAIAAERGVSLRVSPSTLLPDTVVDPRDLVTVLGNLIDNALDAAAERRRGDPFVEVELRAEHSTAVLRVSDTGPGVPPELRDRIFAEGWSTKAVRPLPAEGSPTGPVAFHRGRGIGLALVRRLAERYGGMARVTARAGGGAVFTVVLPEALAPEDGSPGRRQAAAAGAAVTGAPRRPERPERTESRKRRPMGSGASQ
- a CDS encoding ABC transporter ATP-binding protein; amino-acid sequence: MSSHTSPAIELRGTSKAFRTPSGALHTAVRDLDLVVERGEFVAVVGPTGCGKSTTLTLVSGLEEPTEGEVLVAGEPVRGIGDKIGFVFQQDAVFPWRTVLSNVMAGPRFRGVPKAEARQRARDWLARVGLAAFEDRYPHQLSGGQRKRVALAATFVNDPELLLMDEPFSALDVQTRALMSDELLELWSGTGASVVFVTHDLEESIALADKVVVMTAGPATVKEVFEIDLPRPRKVESVRLEPRFIEIYREIWSSLGEEVRITRERGAADVA
- a CDS encoding ABC transporter permease encodes the protein MSPETVAPVKSPAGTGRTDRSRARARAARNHRFLVHGTRVLLLVGLLGLWEWLARAAVIDPFNFSMPSKIWDQTIQWALHGTPQGSLWEQIWYTLYEALLGWVIGVIGGVVLGIALGRVRFLADVLGPYIKVLNALPRIVLAPIFLIWFGLGPASKVASAVVLVFFPVFFNAFQGAREVDRNLVANSRILGASNRQVTLQVVIPSATSWIFTSLHVSFGFALIGAIVGEYIGATKGLGLLVSASQGTFNAAGVYAAMVILAVVALLAEGLLAFLERRLFRWKPADSAGDR
- a CDS encoding ABC transporter substrate-binding protein; amino-acid sequence: MRTALKFSAALAAATLALTTLTACGGKSGSAAMDDKNGKIKIMVGGLDKVIYLPARLTQQLGYFEDEGVHVTLLTEPAGVQATTSLVSGDVEGVVGFYDHTLDLQVKGKQVESVVQLAHAPGEVEVVSNKAASELTSPKDFKGKKLGVTGLGSSTDFLTKYLAVKNGVQTNEFTPVAVGAGQTFLSALQQGSIQGGMTTDPTVAQIVDKNLGKVLIDMRTPEGSQKALGGPYPSSSLYMNTDWVNSHKGTVRKLANAFVKTLKWMSTHTPEQIAAKMPSDYAQGGKELYIQAIKDTLPMFTEDGVMPADGPATVERVLKAFNPNLKNATVDLKKTYTTEFVKKSG
- a CDS encoding trypsin-like serine peptidase, with the translated sequence MHSRRRSPVAAGPEQVFSDLREVAARVKDGLSWEIPESLEELPAEELPAGQIAQFAQQERTKVLSAGVSGLEKLAEGRADEIDDDESFGMEAIVLLEGRPAILVQNHDFAPQQGDWAVLDGHRAAIRASLSRVGRVELSGHLSLDWLGTAFLVGPDVVMTNRHVAAEFARGDSTGWTFQQGIGARLDMGEEYGGDAGGGGPAYDVVEVLGIHEDVDLALLRVAPPAGGGALPAPLAVAADAPADLPGRPVYCVGYPAYDGRRNEPESMRRIFMDIYNVKRLQPGTATELVPDQNVIKHDCSTLGGNSGSPVIDLTDHRVLGLHFGGRYGFGNFAVPLWQLVDDPLLGRAEINFV
- a CDS encoding trypsin-like peptidase domain-containing protein; translation: MTAYLSPDEIRQVLDASVETGLADPTVRPLLLDGIMPRYRSTLPLHPAPGRQAHSDLNEMNRVERLVDGSVPLEIWLRNAVAETTEAGPLTVFQKALDEVARKAGGEPDVLAGLPSPAAELKEQIVHRDDTVPIGFLRGGELAGGAVARLKVPPYQGGAPLQPNGFPHSGTGWLIAPDLLVTNHHVVNARTGTGEGRPVADAEDLGLQARHTLARFDFDTDEVETEEATVSELVAADAALDYAVLRLAAEPARPVLKLAAEPLKVDGGDYVAVNIIQHPGGQPKRVALRNNLVYEADENDVRYFTDTRGGSSGSPVFTDDWKVVALHRGTRRVENVLFQGKTTAFVNVGTQMRSIMRHLQTSSPGVHAEIETAQQAAQRG